The following proteins are co-located in the Dehalococcoides mccartyi 195 genome:
- a CDS encoding DNA/RNA nuclease SfsA: MYQFDEPLIRGTMLKRKSQFTAVVQIDGEELIAHIPTTNRIGDVENKNLPCLLSYHPDPKRKLHYDIEAVLLSDDDNWVGINQILSNRLVEHFFREHELDKIVAEYDDIQREVKLGISKLDFKVGDTYLEVKTPLTTINVKYGETIKTLPPKPFSSTDRMVKHVNELAGSLSEHERAIFLQVYQYRITERKERLRSTHYEEVSETIHRAAEQGVEFWEIQMDFRPEGVSLYNVERSTDL, encoded by the coding sequence ATGTACCAATTTGATGAGCCTCTTATCAGAGGCACAATGCTAAAAAGAAAAAGTCAGTTCACTGCTGTCGTTCAGATTGACGGCGAGGAGCTGATCGCACATATACCGACAACAAACCGGATCGGAGACGTGGAGAATAAGAATCTACCTTGTCTGCTTTCTTATCATCCAGATCCGAAGCGAAAGCTGCATTATGACATTGAGGCCGTGCTTCTGTCGGATGATGACAACTGGGTGGGCATCAATCAGATTCTCTCCAACAGGCTGGTGGAGCATTTCTTTCGGGAGCATGAGCTGGATAAAATTGTGGCGGAGTATGACGATATACAAAGAGAGGTCAAGCTCGGTATCTCCAAGCTGGACTTTAAGGTCGGTGACACATACCTTGAGGTGAAGACACCACTCACTACCATCAATGTGAAATACGGCGAGACCATCAAGACGTTGCCGCCGAAGCCGTTCTCATCGACAGACCGGATGGTCAAGCACGTGAACGAGCTGGCAGGCTCTCTTTCGGAGCACGAGAGAGCGATCTTCCTGCAGGTGTATCAGTATCGCATCACCGAACGCAAGGAGCGACTGCGCTCGACGCATTATGAGGAGGTCTCTGAGACGATCCACAGGGCTGCCGAACAGGGCGTGGAGTTCTGGGAAATCCAGATGGACTTTCGACCGGAGGGTGTGAGTCTTTATAATGTGGAGAGAAGTACAGATTTATAG
- a CDS encoding TIGR04076 family protein has protein sequence MQHECKITVLETKVFPELQEKYLANPKSGACPFFKAGDEFILKRTPEQDDFYHLMDGKFCGEAWDAISRYVYTALQGGSIMKSWTNDDRMMIACCNDGTQPVIFKIERIDIPENEEEREWLEKQNFKNTVDDAYTG, from the coding sequence ATGCAGCACGAATGCAAAATAACAGTATTAGAAACGAAAGTCTTTCCAGAGCTGCAAGAAAAATATCTGGCTAATCCGAAGTCCGGCGCCTGTCCTTTCTTTAAGGCAGGAGATGAATTTATCCTGAAGAGAACGCCGGAGCAGGATGACTTTTACCATCTGATGGACGGAAAATTCTGCGGTGAAGCGTGGGATGCCATCAGCCGGTATGTTTATACGGCATTGCAGGGCGGCTCCATAATGAAGAGCTGGACAAACGATGACCGTATGATGATTGCCTGCTGTAATGACGGTACCCAGCCTGTGATCTTCAAGATAGAACGGATCGATATTCCGGAGAACGAGGAAGAGCGCGAGTGGCTGGAGAAGCAGAACTTTAAGAACACCGTAGATGATGCCTATACGGGGTGA
- a CDS encoding GNAT family N-acetyltransferase, whose product MQIITYQEKYKQQIIDLILGIQNNEAKINLSLEEQPDLLDIPTCYEKDGGEFWLAVEGDTLIGTLALMNKGNGNAVLKKGFVRADYRKQGILGKLYATLQEFAKEQGLTTFVFDTPSVATNCHSFFEKRGYRRITKYELPFPYEYPDRDSYLYMIQQ is encoded by the coding sequence ATGCAGATAATCACTTATCAGGAAAAATACAAACAGCAGATCATCGACCTGATTCTGGGCATCCAGAACAATGAGGCAAAGATAAATCTTTCGCTTGAGGAACAACCTGATCTGCTGGACATACCCACCTGCTATGAAAAGGATGGCGGCGAGTTCTGGCTGGCCGTTGAGGGTGATACGCTCATTGGCACCTTGGCGCTGATGAATAAAGGAAACGGTAATGCGGTTCTTAAGAAGGGCTTTGTTAGAGCGGACTATAGAAAACAAGGTATTCTTGGAAAGCTTTATGCGACGCTTCAGGAGTTTGCAAAGGAGCAGGGACTGACTACCTTTGTTTTTGATACTCCATCCGTGGCCACGAACTGTCATAGCTTTTTTGAGAAGCGTGGCTATCGGCGAATAACAAAATATGAGCTTCCTTTCCCGTATGAATACCCAGACAGGGATTCGTATCTGTACATGATCCAGCAGTAG
- a CDS encoding Maf family protein, giving the protein MPDCQNTNLPEIILASASPRRQQILREMGFTFSVCPSQAELHPDGSVAPAKFATLNAETKARDIARNTRQGLIIAADTVVVDTLGILGKPASPEEALNYLLRLGGKSHTVISGICLINTQNGQVRSGTCQSSLHMRPFTPAEAQRYVESGLPMDKAGAYGIQDREFEPVEKIEGCYLNVVGLPACTLVRLMKEMGFCPELHDNWQPEGDCTLCRIYRTGINQTC; this is encoded by the coding sequence ATGCCTGACTGCCAAAATACCAATCTGCCTGAAATAATACTGGCCTCAGCCTCACCCCGCCGGCAACAGATACTAAGGGAAATGGGCTTCACGTTTTCAGTTTGCCCTTCCCAGGCTGAGTTACACCCTGACGGTTCGGTTGCACCCGCCAAATTTGCCACTTTAAATGCCGAAACCAAAGCCAGAGACATTGCCCGGAATACCAGACAGGGGCTTATCATAGCTGCAGATACAGTAGTGGTGGATACACTAGGCATACTGGGCAAGCCTGCTTCCCCGGAAGAAGCCCTTAACTACCTGCTCAGGCTGGGCGGTAAAAGCCATACGGTAATAAGCGGCATTTGCTTAATAAATACCCAAAACGGCCAGGTACGCTCCGGCACCTGTCAGAGCAGCCTCCATATGCGCCCTTTTACTCCGGCGGAAGCCCAAAGATATGTGGAAAGCGGCCTGCCCATGGACAAAGCCGGTGCCTACGGCATACAGGACAGGGAATTTGAACCGGTGGAAAAGATAGAAGGCTGCTATCTGAATGTAGTCGGCCTGCCGGCCTGTACTTTAGTGCGGCTGATGAAAGAAATGGGCTTTTGCCCGGAACTGCATGATAACTGGCAGCCCGAAGGAGATTGCACCCTTTGCCGTATTTACCGCACCGGTATAAACCAGACCTGTTAA
- a CDS encoding DUF3795 domain-containing protein gives MPENLDPEMIAPCGINCLGCKAHIMQKKTCPGCLSDSPTKAASCRNCLIKTCAAEHGLKSCGECQTFPCRLITHIDKRYRLRYSLSLVENGLFLKQNGMEAFLDREKERWTCPECGGVICLHNHICSSCLKKYETAGSG, from the coding sequence ATGCCTGAAAATTTGGACCCCGAAATGATTGCCCCCTGCGGTATAAACTGCCTCGGGTGCAAGGCTCATATTATGCAAAAGAAAACCTGCCCGGGGTGTTTAAGCGATAGCCCGACCAAGGCCGCCAGTTGCCGTAACTGCCTTATCAAAACATGTGCCGCAGAACACGGGCTGAAGAGTTGCGGCGAATGCCAGACCTTCCCCTGCCGCCTGATTACCCATATTGATAAAAGGTATCGCCTGCGTTACAGCCTCAGCCTGGTTGAAAATGGACTCTTCCTGAAACAAAACGGGATGGAAGCATTTTTGGACAGGGAAAAAGAACGCTGGACTTGCCCGGAATGCGGCGGGGTAATCTGCCTGCATAATCATATCTGCAGCAGCTGCCTTAAAAAATATGAAACAGCCGGCAGCGGCTGA